The genomic interval ACCGTACAAATACTGTTGACGGTAAATATGTGGAGCCTGAAAGTGGAAATCCGACATACAATACAAATCCTATGAATAAAGGAGACGGAACCAAACCGGTTAAGCCAAGTAACATTGATCCGGATAAAAATACTCCCGGAGCAAAGGGAAGCGGCGATGGCGAAGGAATGAATGATTTCACAAACTCAACCACCAATGGCGGAGTTGATGATTATACAAATTCAACGTCAAAAGCCGAGCTAGATGACTACACAAATTCCACAAAGAACAGCAAGGTTGATGATCACACTAAGAATAATGCCAAATCTGAAAACGTTGATAAAACAGACAAAGAGGTTAAAGACAACTGGGAGGATTATACCAATCATGAAACAAACAATGATGATGAATGGCAGGATTATACAAAAGACCAAATGAACTCCCAAAAGCAAAGTGCCAATGGTACTTATGTCGATAAAAGCGACAAACCTTTAGATAATGGAGTTAGCTTGCCTGATTCAAAAGTTCCTAGTAATATGACTTCAAATACTCAAGGTGGAGACGTAATTACTAATTCAAACAACGGTGAACTCATCAGTACGAACAGCAGTACTCCAAGTATCACCGGAGAAGAATCAGCAAAAAGTAAAGATAAAACAAGCCAATCTTCAGATTCAGATTCAAGCAGCCCTTCAGCTGCCGGTGCCGTAAGCCCATCTAATGCATATGAAATAACAAAAAGTATTACAGATCATCCTCAGACTAGTAATATCTTAATTCCAATATTGCTTGGATTGATTGTTCTTGCATTATTAATTTTTGGGTACAGAAGAAAATACAATGATGAAGAATATTAGTCAATTTTGACTAATACTTTTACTTTTTTTTAAATCACATTTACGATTAATTAAAATTAATGATTAATCAAAAAACCATTGAAATATAATATCTATTTTTCATTTAATTAATTGGATTATCTAAAAATGATGATTTTAATTGATAAATATACCATGAGACTACTTACTTGATTCAGCCCGTGTCAAAACAAAACCCGCAAGGATAACGCAAACAATTATAATCACGTAAACAATCATTTCAAAGGGTTCGGAACTTCCAAACAGTTTAATAATACCTAAAACCCAGATAACTATCAAAAATATCGGCAGGAGATATTTAATAATGAATTTCCAAACTTTTCCAACTTTTAAAAATCCTTCCTCATTCAAAACAGGAACTAAATGATCCAAACCATAGAACCATGCAAATATTATGCACTGAACGCCAATTAAAAGAAGAATTCCGAATTCGTTGATAAAGGAATCGGTGATGCGCACCAGATAGCTGCTGATTTCTGTAGTCAAAAGGAAAGAAAAAATACAGCCAATTACACACAGAATAGTTGCGGTTTTCTTACGGGACATCCCGAATTTTTCGCTGGTCGAATTAAGCATAGGCTCGAAAAATCCGAGTGCTGAAGTGATTCCAGCAAACAAAATTGCCAAAAACAAAAGAGGAGCAATTACCCGACCCAAAGGACCCATTACGTTAAAGATTTTTGGAAATACAATAAAAATCAGGCCAGTTCCTTCGGTAATCAGGCTATCCATGGACATCCCAGAATTAACGGACATGAATCCAAGAATTGAAAATACGCCGAAAGCGGTAAATATTTCAAACGCTGAGTTTGACGCAACAACAATCAGCACGTTATCAGTCAGACGGGACTTTTCAGGAAGATAGCTTGCATAAGTAAGCGCAATGGCCTGGCCCAGACTCAGCGAGAAAATAATCTGTGCAAAGGCGGCAAGCCAAATGTTTACATCTAAAAGCGTGCTCCAGTTGGGAGTCAGAAGGGTTGAAATACCTAATCCCGCACCGGGAAGGGTAAGTGAATAAATAACTATAAATGCCATGATGGCAAAAAGAAGCGGAATGAGAATCTTTGAAACACGGCCGATACCCTTGTCAACGGACTGGCTTGAAATGAACCATAAAAGCACCCATAATACAAAAACACCGATTGCAGAGGGAACGAGAATGCTTCCTGCATCGGCCAGATTGTATGTTCCGCCGACTGTATTGGTAAAGTAAACACCGGTATCCGCTCCCCAGCCGAAATTCAGGCTCGTTACCAGATAAACAAAATCCCAGCTTAAGATAACCATATAATAGATTACAACACCGAAAACAAAAAGAACGAGAATCCATGCAATTATCTCAAACTTCGGATTGATTCTTTTCAAGATATTGGAAAATGAATCCTTAAAGGAAAAGCCGACACCGTACTCCAGTATCAGGAATGGGATTCCCATGATTGCTATGGCTACGAAATATGGGATGAAAAATGATCCTCCGCCGTTGGAGTACACCACATAGCTGAAACGCCAGATGTTACCCAATCCTACGGCCGAACCAATCATCGCAAAGAGAAAGGATAACCTTGAATCCCACTGTGCATGTTCACTCATGATTTAATATTAGACTATTCATATTTAAATAATTAAACTAAATGTTGTCAGCGGCATGTAAATTATATCATCTTCCTTTTTGATGAAAGGATTATTGTTTGATATGATAATTCCGTATTCACTGCCGCATTTTTATTCTACTGATAGAACAAATTAAAATTTCAAAAAAAATGTTTAACGGTTTTAAATTAAACATTTCCGGCCAATAATATATATTATAACCAATATATTATTTAAAATTGTCTGTTTTTATTAAAACAATTTTACTCGCCGACATTAAAAAAACAAAGTCATTATAATATTGCTTTGACTTTGTAAAAAATCAATAGCTTTATAATATTTCAAAAACAAGTAATATCAATGAAAGTTTTTGACAGATTCATACTTGGAGATACCCAAAACATTGACTGGTGCTTTGAAAATACCCATTTCAATGAGAGACTGGCTCAAAACGGAATCAAAAGGGAATATATCGTTGACTGCATAATGTATGAAGAGCCTCTGCGATATGAAAAAAGCGGAAACGACGAATACGAGGTAATCTATGAGGCGCCTGCAGGCAAGGATTATAAAGAGCTTAAATTGATATTTGCCTGTCACGGCAATACCATTGATCTGGTTACGATAATGCCGAATTTCCAGACCGCCACCAATCGCCAGAAAAAGAAATACCAGTCAGACAAGAGAAAGGATATTGAGAAAAAGCGCTTAAAGGCAATATCCAAAAGAAAGTGGTAAAATGGATTTGGCCAGCCAGATTTATAAAAGAAAGTCATGCAGGAAATATCTTGATGATGAAATAGATTTAACTGCAATTGAAGAGTTTTTAAGTAATGTAAATCCATTAATTGGTGATATTAATTATTCTTATGAAATATTTGCCAAAGATGAAGTTACACTAAGAACCCGATGGAACGCACCCTATTATCTGGCCATATATTCTGATAAGAAAGAGAATTATGGCATTAATGTAGGTTTTGTCTTCCAGCAGCTCAGCCTGTTCATGCAGAGCATCGGCATCGGAAGCTGCTGGGTTGGAATGGGTTCCGTTAAAGAGAAAACTCCAGATTTTGTCATATTAATGGCTTTCGGAAAATCCAATAACTTTGAAAGGGACATCACGCAGTTCAAAAGGAAAAAATTATCCGAAATAGCTGACGTTAATGATGAAAGGCTTGAACCTGCACGCTTAGCGCCGTCCGCCATTAACATGCAGCCATGGTACTTTAAACAAAGTAATGAAGGCTTTGACGTTTTCAAAATAAAGCATAACTTCGTTAAAAGAAAGATAGTGGCCCGCTGGAATGACATCGACATCGGAATAGCCCTTGCGCATTTATACGTTTCAAATCCCGATTCCTTCAAGTTTGAAATTAAAGACAAAAAAGACATTAAAGGATATTCTTATATCGGAAGTATAAAAATTTAAAAAAAAGCAAAAAAAACAAAGGATTTGATATCCTTTGCCAAATTAATTATTCCTCAACAGCTACGCCGTCATCTTCGCTGAAAAGCTGATTAAGCATCCAGTCAGCATCATATTCCATAATGTCATCATATCCCTGACCGACACCTAAAAACATGATTGGCTTTTTGATGACATAACCTATGGAGAGGGACGCTCCGCCCTTACTGTCCGCATCGGCCTTGGTCAATATTACACCATCAATGTCAATGGCTTCATTGAACTTGACGGCCTGCTGGGTTGCGTCATTACCCGTTAATGCATCACCGACAAAAATGACCAAATCAGGGTTTGCAACACGCTTGATTTTCTTCATTTCATCCATAAGGTTGGTATTGGTCTGCATTCTTCCTGCAGTATCTATCAATACCAGCTCTTTTCCCTGAGCCTTTGCGTGCTCAACGGCATCGAATGCGACTGCAGCCGGATCTGAACCTTTTTGGTGCTTAATGATTTTAACTCCGACATTGTCAGCATGATGGGTGACCTGCTCGATAGCTCCAGCACGGAAAGTGTCTGAAGCTGCAATGACAGGAGTGTAGCCCATTTTAAGATAGTAATTGGCCAGCTTGCCTATTGTTGTCGTTTTTCCGGTACCGTTAATGCCCACGAACATGACTACAAGAGGCTCTCCCTGGGCCTTTTTCTCTTCTATCATTTCAGTCATTGATTTTCCAGGAATGTCGATGATTTCGGCAACGGCGTTTCTTAAAGCGTTGTAAGTGTATTCGGTAATGTCGCTGCTTCTTTTTATTTTACGTCCGACCAGATCCTCTTTTACGGATTCCACGACTTCAGTGGCCACTTCCATTGCCACGTCGCCTTCCAAAAGACCCATTTCAAGTTCAAATAAAATGTCATCAACGTGCTTTTCGGAAATGGTCTTTTCACGGACAAATGAGAATAATCCGCCGGAGCCTTCATCAGAATCTTTTTCATCAGACTTGTCCTTATTCCTTGACCAGAAATGAGACTTCTTCTCTTCCTCTTCAGCTTCCTCTTCTTCATCATCATCTAAAGATTCTTCCTCATCGGACTTATCCTTACTTCTAGACCAGAAGCGGGACTTCTTCTCTTCAACAACCTCTTCTTCATCATCGTCATCATCTGAAGATTCCTCTTCCTCATCATCAGATTTATCCTTTCCTCTTGACCAGAAGCGGGACTTCTTCTCTTCAACAACCTCTTCTTCTTCCTCATCGTCATCATCTGAAGATTCCTCTTCCTCTTCGTCCTTATCCTTGCTCCTGGACCAGAAACTGGATTTTTTCTCTTCCTTGACTTCCCCTTCTTCTAAAGAATCATCAACGACTTCATCATCGGATGAATCCTCAATTTCCTCTTCAATGTCGTCATCATCAACGTCTTCATCTTCAGAAGTGTCATCCTTATTTCTTGACCAGAAGCGGGATTTCTTTTCTTCCTCTTCAGAATCATCAGATTCATCAGCTTTATCTTCCTCTTTTTTGCGACCGAATGAAAAGAATGAGCGTTTTTTACCTTCCTCTTCCTGAAGGTTGTCTTCCCCTTTTGCCTCTTCAATAATTTCTTCTTCCAGCTTATCGCTTGTACGTGACAATTTCTTTTTAAGTGATTCAAACAAAATTAACCCAACCTGATAATTTCATAAATAAAAAGTTTAATTATAAGTTAATATATTTTTCATCATATTTAAAAGAAAAATACACCAAAAAACGGAATGAAAAAACAATGCAGAATAATGAAAAATAGCTTCAATAAATTTAATGAAAATCAACAAAAATATAAAAATAAAAAAAGGAAAAATTAACTAAATTAATAGCTAATTTTAAATCATATAATTTGAATGTCCACATGTAGATTAAGAGGTTTTCAAAGTGTTGAAATCAATGAAATTGGTGACTCCCCACCTGAACATTATGACTCCTTTCGCACCTGCGTTCAAAGCCGCCTGCGCATCGCCGGTCAATTCAGATATCGGCAGATATGACAAATCGTCGTCTGATCTGTAGGCCTGAAGTCCTGACCAGATTTTAGCACCATTTGAATTGTCTACAAACCATTTTGTAGTGCTCTGAATCCATGCAGTGTTTCTCTCATAGTTTCCTTTATAAATCATCGGCAATATGGCGTCCAGATACTTGCTTATTGTAGGAATGTCCTGACCGTAATAGTAAATCATGCTGCTCGGTTCAGGCATTACCGCCGCTGAAACTATGCAGTTCGGATTTACCGCCTTGACTGCAGAGACAGTATTTTTCACCAGATAATTAATGGCAGCGGTTCCGCCGGAATACTTGTATGCGGTTCCAGGATATCTTAAATAGTCCAGATTAACTCCGGACACACCTTTCAGGCCCGCATAATACTTGGCGTCTGCAATGATGCTGTTTAAAAGGTCATAGTCATATGATCCGTCTGATTTTACAGGATTTAACCATTCGCCGTCATAGAAGCACTGCATCCATATGTGAACCTTGATTCCGTAGTCGTTTGCCTTTTTAATCCATGAAACGACATTGTTGGCGCCGTATGCTGAAACTGCTTTTTCATGAAGGAAGAGATTGTTTGTTCCCTTGGATGCCAGTTCAGCCAGATTTATATTAACCATATCCCTATATCTTACCCAATATCCGTAAGTGTATGGGGTTTTGGACGTGACAGCCACTTTTGTAAATCCTTTATAGACAGCATAATCATTGTCTCCTGCAAATGAAAGGCTTACATCATAGCTTCCGTCATTGAAATCGTTGAGGTCCAAATGCACGACCCCATCGCCGTCGGTTTTTTGATTGAAAGTCTTGGAGCCGACAGTAATTGAAACATCCCTATTAGCTAAGACCTTATCTGCCCTTAATTCAACGTTATAGGTTATGCCATAATTTTTATAAAACGTTGAAGCTGTTAAAACGGTCATTTTGGTTGCTATTCTTGGAGTGACCGTTAGCTGGCAGGACATCTGTGAATCTGAAAGTCCATCAGCACCCTTGAAATAGCAGTTAACGGTATAGGTGCCTGCACCCAGATTAATCGTCAGGCCGACCATTCCATCGCCGTCTGTTGTCTTGACGTATTGCTTGCCGTTGACTTCAATGATTACTTCCTCACCGAAAAGCCTGATTCCGTCCGCATCAAGTGCAATCTTTAACTGCTGGCGGTTTCCTTCCTTGACTGTTGTGGTCATTGGAGTTAATGTGGTTTTACCCTCAATTAAAACCAAAAGATCGCTGAATCCTCTTGAAAACTTATATCCGGTAGCATTATAGAAGAATATGAGATTATAATAATCTGACTTCACATCAACCTTTACGCTTGCAACGCCGTTTTCGTCACTTACAGCAGATAATACCTTGTATCCGAAGTCAAAGTAAACGGTCTGGTTTGTAAAAGGCTTTCCATTTTCATCAGACATCCTTACGCTGTAGGTGTCGTTTACAAAGAGTATTGCGTCTTCCCCTTCCAATGTTATCTTGATTCCACCATATGTCTCCACATGGGAACTTGCAGATGAAGCACCGTATCTTGAGTTTGATTCATGCTTGAAGCTTAATGTGTAGTTTCCTTCATCCAAGTCCAAAAAGAATCTGGCTACGCCCTCATCATCGGTTATGTCCGTGTATGTCTGGCCGTTAATTGTAAGACTAACGGTTTCGTCGTAGACTCCGTAACCGAGGGAGTTAATTAATGTTGCCTCAATCACGTCGTCATCGGTTGGGGTGAATACGTAATCCTCGGTTGTGAGTTTTGTATCGGAGAAAGCTTCAACTTTAATGTTGTTTGAGCATAATTCACCGGTTAAAAGGTTCTTTGCCGTTATGATATATTCTCCGGCATCCAGATTGATGTTGAGCTTTCCGTTTCCGAGGCTGTTTGACTTGCGGATGTACATTACCCCATTGATGTTGAACTCAACGTCGGTATTAGTTAACGGATTGCCTTCGAAATCCTTGAAAGTAACCCAGTACTGGTTGTTGTCCCTGTAGATTTTCCTTAAATCAGAGCCGTTGATTGTCGGAAGGACCTTAATGTTATTTGAATAGGCAAAGCCGTCATTAGGATTGTAAGCCGTTAATATGTAATCTCCGGAGTTTAAATTAATGTTCAGTTTGGCAACGCCGTTTTGATCCGTCGTTCTGGTATAAAAGACTCCGTTGATATTGAACGTTACGTCCTCATAATCCAGAAATTCACCTTCGTTGTCAAGGAAAGTGGCGTAATACTGCGTGCCGTTGCGATAATATTTGACAACGTCATCTCCACTTATTGTAGGCAGAACCTTGACGTTAACTGTTTTATTTGAGCTCAGGTACTTGTCCGTTCCCAAAAAGAATATGGTTGATGAATATTCTCCAGGTATCAGATTAATGGCTAAAGACGCCCTTCCCGCATCATTTGTCGTTCGGGTATAATTCTGGCCATTGATATTGATTGTCAAACTCTGATTTGCCAGTGAATCATTGCCTGAATCTGACAAGTCGACATTCAGACGATGCCCGTCATGATAATACATTGACACATCATCTGCATCCAGGTTTACTTCCTCCAAATCCGTGGAGTTTCCTTCAGCATATGCACATGATAAGCTTAAAAACAATAATAAGATCAAAGAAATTAAAAAGATTTTTCTAATTTTAACGCCTCCTAAATTAAGAACTCCTAATCGTTATTCTGTTGTTTATATTGTATTCGTCATAGGATGAAGTTACGCTATACTCGCCGTCAGGCAAATAAATGAGCAAATCAGCGATTCCGTCCTCACCGGTCACATTGGTAAATACAACGCCCTCAATGTTAAATGTTATCGTCTGATTGGCATAAGGATTACCGTTG from Methanobrevibacter millerae carries:
- a CDS encoding sodium-dependent transporter, with the translated sequence MSEHAQWDSRLSFLFAMIGSAVGLGNIWRFSYVVYSNGGGSFFIPYFVAIAIMGIPFLILEYGVGFSFKDSFSNILKRINPKFEIIAWILVLFVFGVVIYYMVILSWDFVYLVTSLNFGWGADTGVYFTNTVGGTYNLADAGSILVPSAIGVFVLWVLLWFISSQSVDKGIGRVSKILIPLLFAIMAFIVIYSLTLPGAGLGISTLLTPNWSTLLDVNIWLAAFAQIIFSLSLGQAIALTYASYLPEKSRLTDNVLIVVASNSAFEIFTAFGVFSILGFMSVNSGMSMDSLITEGTGLIFIVFPKIFNVMGPLGRVIAPLLFLAILFAGITSALGFFEPMLNSTSEKFGMSRKKTATILCVIGCIFSFLLTTEISSYLVRITDSFINEFGILLLIGVQCIIFAWFYGLDHLVPVLNEEGFLKVGKVWKFIIKYLLPIFLIVIWVLGIIKLFGSSEPFEMIVYVIIIVCVILAGFVLTRAESSK
- a CDS encoding DUF4258 domain-containing protein, giving the protein MKVFDRFILGDTQNIDWCFENTHFNERLAQNGIKREYIVDCIMYEEPLRYEKSGNDEYEVIYEAPAGKDYKELKLIFACHGNTIDLVTIMPNFQTATNRQKKKYQSDKRKDIEKKRLKAISKRKW
- a CDS encoding nitroreductase family protein; the protein is MDLASQIYKRKSCRKYLDDEIDLTAIEEFLSNVNPLIGDINYSYEIFAKDEVTLRTRWNAPYYLAIYSDKKENYGINVGFVFQQLSLFMQSIGIGSCWVGMGSVKEKTPDFVILMAFGKSNNFERDITQFKRKKLSEIADVNDERLEPARLAPSAINMQPWYFKQSNEGFDVFKIKHNFVKRKIVARWNDIDIGIALAHLYVSNPDSFKFEIKDKKDIKGYSYIGSIKI
- the ftsY gene encoding signal recognition particle-docking protein FtsY → MFESLKKKLSRTSDKLEEEIIEEAKGEDNLQEEEGKKRSFFSFGRKKEEDKADESDDSEEEEKKSRFWSRNKDDTSEDEDVDDDDIEEEIEDSSDDEVVDDSLEEGEVKEEKKSSFWSRSKDKDEEEEESSDDDDEEEEEVVEEKKSRFWSRGKDKSDDEEEESSDDDDDEEEVVEEKKSRFWSRSKDKSDEEESLDDDEEEEAEEEEKKSHFWSRNKDKSDEKDSDEGSGGLFSFVREKTISEKHVDDILFELEMGLLEGDVAMEVATEVVESVKEDLVGRKIKRSSDITEYTYNALRNAVAEIIDIPGKSMTEMIEEKKAQGEPLVVMFVGINGTGKTTTIGKLANYYLKMGYTPVIAASDTFRAGAIEQVTHHADNVGVKIIKHQKGSDPAAVAFDAVEHAKAQGKELVLIDTAGRMQTNTNLMDEMKKIKRVANPDLVIFVGDALTGNDATQQAVKFNEAIDIDGVILTKADADSKGGASLSIGYVIKKPIMFLGVGQGYDDIMEYDADWMLNQLFSEDDGVAVEE